In Lacrimispora indolis DSM 755, a genomic segment contains:
- a CDS encoding DUF554 domain-containing protein — translation MIGLGTLINVVGITAGGLGGLLFGKRMEERYQRTLMNAAGICVVFLGIEGVMGEMLVIRQGELTSRGTMMLILSFFIGSLLGEWLDIESAMERFGEWLKIKTNSSGDTRFVDGFVTASLTVCIGAMAVVGSIKDGISGDYTVLAAKALLDLIIILVMTASLGKGCIFSAIPVAIFQGTITLLARLIEPLMTEQALSNLSLTGSVMIFCVGVNLVWGKMIKVANLLPAIFLSVAFAFLF, via the coding sequence ATGATTGGATTAGGAACGCTGATAAATGTGGTAGGAATTACGGCAGGAGGCTTGGGAGGTCTTCTCTTTGGAAAGAGGATGGAGGAGCGGTACCAGCGCACGCTGATGAATGCGGCCGGTATCTGCGTGGTGTTTCTTGGTATTGAGGGCGTTATGGGAGAAATGCTGGTCATCCGGCAGGGAGAGCTTACCAGCAGAGGAACGATGATGCTGATCCTGTCTTTTTTCATTGGGTCCCTGCTTGGGGAGTGGCTGGACATTGAATCAGCCATGGAACGGTTTGGGGAATGGCTTAAGATAAAAACCAACAGCAGCGGTGATACAAGATTTGTAGACGGATTTGTAACAGCCTCCTTAACGGTCTGCATCGGCGCCATGGCAGTGGTAGGTTCCATCAAGGATGGAATCTCTGGAGATTATACGGTTCTTGCAGCCAAAGCGCTCCTGGATTTGATTATCATTCTGGTCATGACCGCGTCTCTGGGAAAAGGGTGTATTTTCTCAGCGATTCCGGTTGCCATATTTCAGGGAACCATAACGCTTCTGGCAAGACTTATTGAACCCCTTATGACGGAGCAGGCATTGTCAAATCTGTCCTTAACCGGTTCGGTTATGATTTTTTGTGTAGGCGTGAATCTGGTCTGGGGGAAGATGATAAAGGTGGCAAATTTGCTTCCGGCCATCTTTTTGTCCGTCGCTTTTGCTTTTCTTTTTTAG